The DNA sequence CAGTTTTTAATTTGCCTTTAGCAAAAACTGCGACTTACTTTTATAAATTGTACTTCACTGTTACAAAAACTAAAATTTACTTTCTAACTTTTATTTTGCACAAAACCCAAACGAGCGAAGCGGTCGGGTTGATTTGCGTGTTATACCGTTTTTTTCTTAAGTAGATTTTAATTCACCTTTATTGTATTTATGAATTAAACTTGAGATTAATGTTTGATATGGAATACCTTCTTCAATGGCTTTAATCTGAATATCGTTATAATCTTTAGTTGTTAAACGAATATTAATACGTTTATTTTTTGCTAAACTTGCTTTGGCTGATTCAACATAAGCTTTTTGATCTTTCTTTTTAATTGATTTCCATTCACCTTTTTCAAAAGATTCAACCAATTCTTTTTCTTCTTTATCTAAATATTTCATTTTATTCCTCATTACTTAAGTAAATTTTTGTTGCCTCTCTGCTTGGATAAATTGTTTTTAGAAAATATTTTTCATCATCTTCAACAAATGGAACGATATAGGCATAATTA is a window from the Ignavibacteriota bacterium genome containing:
- a CDS encoding antitoxin — translated: MKYLDKEEKELVESFEKGEWKSIKKKDQKAYVESAKASLAKNKRINIRLTTKDYNDIQIKAIEEGIPYQTLISSLIHKYNKGELKST